The genomic interval CTGTTGCCTGCGCGCTTCGCCAAGCGTTCCCGGACGCCTACTTGGCCTGGGTGGTTGAAAAGAAGGCGGCACCAATGGTGAGAAATCACCGGGCACTTGATGAAGTCGTCGTGCTGGAACGTGGCTGGTTCACTTCGCCCAAAGCCATCCGTCAAACCCGCAATCAGCTGCGTGCGTTGCAGTGCGACATCGCCATCGATTGCCAAGGCATGACGAAATCTGCGTTGGCGTGCCGTCTGTCGGGAGCAAGCCGGCGGATCGGCTACAAAGGCAAGCACGCGCGTGAGCTGAGTCGGTGGATGAACAACGAGACCGTTAACCCGGTCTTCAGTCATCTGACCGACCGTTCACTGGAGTTGCTGACACGACTGGGGATCAATACGCCTCAAGTACAGTGGGATTTGCCGATTCCGGATACGGCACGAATGTGGGCTCATCGATACCGCCGAACCATCGCCAGCGATCGTTTGGCGATCCTGAATCCTGGTGCGACGTGGCATTCCAAACGATGGGAGCCAGAACGATTCGGACAAACGGCACGCTACTTGGCCGATCGTTATGGGTACGCATCCGTTGCGATCTGGGGCAATGACCTGGACCGCGAGATGGCCGAGACGATCGTCGCGACTTCGGGCGGTGCGACCGTGTTGGCACCCGATACCGACTTGCATCATCTGGCGGCATTGATTTCGACATCGAATCTGTTCATCAGTGGTGACACAGGACCGTTGCACATGGCGGTTGCAGTGGGAGCATCAACCATCGGGTTGTACGGGGCAACGCGTCCCGGTGATTGCGGACCGTACGGGCAAGTCGCTCTGCAAAAGGCGTACGAGTCGGGCTCGGCCAAACAACGACGCCGGGCCGACAACACGGCGATGAAAGCCATCCAGGTCGAGGATGTGTGCGAAGTCGTCGATCAATGGCACGCCAAGACGCTGGGCCAATTTCCTGTCGCCAAAGCGGCGTGAATTTGAAAAACACGTAGCCGCGTCTCTCCGAGACGCGAAATTACGAGTCTCGGAGAGACTCGCCTAGGTGAGTGCCGCGACTTGTTTGAGTACGTGCTCGAACGGGATGTGGGAGCAGACGCCGTAGTAAGGATTGCGAGTCAGCCGAGCGCGGGTCATTTGGGGAGACGAAAGTCCACACAGAAATCTCGCTTGCGCGCGGGCGGAGTCCATGTGCTGTGGATACTTTTGCCTTAAACCTGTCAATGCGGTCAGGACAGCGGTGCCGAGATTGCGAAGGGGCAGTTGCGGGATTTCAAAGGGACCTTCGCCCAAACACGCACTGCATCGACCACAATCTCCCGCGGCGGTTTCGCCGAAATGACTCGCCAATGCTGCCGATTGGCAACTCATCGCTCGGGCGATTTCAAACACTGCGTCCAATCTCTCGATCTCACCCGACTCTCTCTGGGCGAGCTGATCATAAAACTGATCGGCCATCTCGGCGGGTTTATCGATGCGCCTCGTCCATCGGTAGCCGTGGACCAAATCACTGACCTGGACTTCCAGCCAGCCTTGCTCGGCCATGAAGTCGACGGCTTTGACGATTCGCTCTCGCGGTTGATTCAACTGTCGCGACGCTGCGACCATGTTGAGCGTGAACCAAGTGCGTGACTTGGTCAGTTGTCCCAGTACGCCGGCAACAAACTGACGTCGCTCGCCGTCGAAATTTGCCAAGATCGCTTTGGATGTCACCAGCGGCTTGACTTTGTACGAATCGTATCGCGGCGCGATCGCCTCCAGATATCCATCGAGTTCCAAGTACGTCAGCAACGTGCGAACGACAAGGATGCGAATGTCGGTGTCGTAGGAAAGACGATAGTGGGAAACAAAGAACGAGTCGGCTTGGCCGGACAAGATCTCGATGAACCGTCGCACACTCTCTCGCGATGGCGTGTCACCGTACGTAAAGTTTTCCAGCACGATACGATCATCTGGGACGAGTAGGATCTCGCAGATGCTGTCGACTCCGTCGCGACCGGCGCGACCGATCTCCTGGGCGTAGGCCTCAAGCGACTTGGGCGGATTGAAATGGTACACGTAGCGGATGTTGGATTTGTCGATTCCCATCCCGAACGCAATGGTGGCGACGATGATGCCGTTGTCCGATGACAAGAACTCCTGTTGGATCTCGGCGCGTTGCTCTGATTCCAGCCCGGCGTGATAGGCAACCGCGTCGATCCCGTCCTCGGTCAGTCGCTCCGCGATTTCCTCCGCTGTTTTCTGCAACGACACATAGACCACCGTTGCACCGCGTGGTCGCGACTCGATACGGGATTTCAGCGTCGCGTAGTGCTCCGATGAATTCACGACGCAACTGCGCAGTTGCAGGTTGGAGCGGTGAAAGGGAGTCCGGATCGCGTCGTCGTCCTGAATGTCGAACGCTTGCTGGATGTCCGCCAAGACCGCCGGGGTGGCCGTGGCGGTGAGTGCGAGGATGCGACCGACGGAAAGC from Stieleria varia carries:
- a CDS encoding RecQ family ATP-dependent DNA helicase is translated as MSDINDARQILRQRFGLDEFRDGQSDVISRLLQGKNVAAVFPTGGGKSLCYQLPSQLLEGTTVIVSPLIALMKDQCDALQARGIGAARLDSSLSVAEFRDAMRGVRQGEIKMLYVAPERFFNERFIASVGSLKIDLFAIDEAHCISQWGHNFRPDYLKLAELAKRLSVGRILALTATATPAVLADIQQAFDIQDDDAIRTPFHRSNLQLRSCVVNSSEHYATLKSRIESRPRGATVVYVSLQKTAEEIAERLTEDGIDAVAYHAGLESEQRAEIQQEFLSSDNGIIVATIAFGMGIDKSNIRYVYHFNPPKSLEAYAQEIGRAGRDGVDSICEILLVPDDRIVLENFTYGDTPSRESVRRFIEILSGQADSFFVSHYRLSYDTDIRILVVRTLLTYLELDGYLEAIAPRYDSYKVKPLVTSKAILANFDGERRQFVAGVLGQLTKSRTWFTLNMVAASRQLNQPRERIVKAVDFMAEQGWLEVQVSDLVHGYRWTRRIDKPAEMADQFYDQLAQRESGEIERLDAVFEIARAMSCQSAALASHFGETAAGDCGRCSACLGEGPFEIPQLPLRNLGTAVLTALTGLRQKYPQHMDSARAQARFLCGLSSPQMTRARLTRNPYYGVCSHIPFEHVLKQVAALT
- a CDS encoding glycosyltransferase family 9 protein is translated as MTSQTPHRILISRMSAIGDAILTLPVACALRQAFPDAYLAWVVEKKAAPMVRNHRALDEVVVLERGWFTSPKAIRQTRNQLRALQCDIAIDCQGMTKSALACRLSGASRRIGYKGKHARELSRWMNNETVNPVFSHLTDRSLELLTRLGINTPQVQWDLPIPDTARMWAHRYRRTIASDRLAILNPGATWHSKRWEPERFGQTARYLADRYGYASVAIWGNDLDREMAETIVATSGGATVLAPDTDLHHLAALISTSNLFISGDTGPLHMAVAVGASTIGLYGATRPGDCGPYGQVALQKAYESGSAKQRRRADNTAMKAIQVEDVCEVVDQWHAKTLGQFPVAKAA